The Colletotrichum higginsianum IMI 349063 chromosome 12, whole genome shotgun sequence genome contains the following window.
GGCCGCATCCTCTCGGGTTGCCGCCTCATCTTACTAGTCGTCCCTTTATACATCTCTTAAAATATTGAAGAGCACCCAAAATCAGATCATTAGCTACCAAGCAAGCATTTATTAAGAGTTTCACAAGTCCTAACACTACTTCTTCTCGTACAACCACAACTCATCACAGTCTCCCTACTTTGGGGTTAAAACACACCCACACCGAGACTACACCATGGCTCCCAACGGCAACGCCTTCGTCATAAACCCCTCCGCTCCGGAGCCACCCACGCAGTACGCCCATGCCCGCCTCGCCCCCGCCGGCTCCCACCGCACCATCTACATCTCGGGCATCGCTTGCGTGCACCTTGCTACGGGTGAGTGGCCGGGCGCAAAAgacaacggcgacggcacaTACGAGCTTGACGTGCGGGTGCAGACTGCAGCGGTGCTGTCCAACATTGACCTCATCATCCGTAAGGCAACAGGCGGCAAGGGCAGCGTCAAGAACCTGATTGATAGTGTTGTATACGTGGTGGACATGAAGGGGGACTACCAGGGCATAAACGAGGAGTGAAACAAGGTATTCACCACGCGGGCCGAGGcaccggcgagggcgacgattGGAGTCAAGGAGCTGCCGGATCCAAGGATGTTGGTGGAGATTAAgggtgttgctgttgttgaggATGTAAAGGAGATAGCCGTCAATCAATACCATGGAAAGAACAATCTTGTCAGAACTACCTAAGCTCAATCTGTGAAGTTTGGTGTCGTAAAATGATGATCGTGCCAACTGCCAAACAAGCTATGCACGAGATTGAACGATCCGTATCGTCTTGAAGTAAGTGTCCACAATCAAACAGGCCAGAGATCAGTCGGCTGTCAGTCAACAAAGGCACTTGCATCTCCATGTCTATACGAGTTAGCGGTCAGAAAGCGTCTTCATGCACGTTGATATGTGAGTATATTGACCGGCGGTCAGCCCGACTCATAACGATCCGTTGATCGACAGGCGCGCTCCGCATCTTTCAACGAATAGAGCGAGTTAACTGCACTCTAGAATAAACTAGCTTCCTCACAATGGAGTAGTTTAACAGCCATGTAAGGGGATAAGTCTAAGCTCGAAGTGACCAGGTGAGGACGGTATATGTTAATACAATTCACATTATTCATATTCCAGATCATTATTACACCGCGTCTTTACACATTGATTATGAGAAGTACAGTAGACTCACGAACAACCGCTCGGGCATTCATAATACTTGGCTCCTCACTGCTATGATCATGCTTGCAAGTCAATCTCCGTATACCGAGTTACAATCTCCTCAATCATCCTCCTGATATTCTTGGCCGCCGAGAACTTTACGCTCTATGTATCAAACGGCTCGATCGCAAGCTGCAGCGTCTCGATCGCTTTGCTCTCCCTCAACACTACCGCCAGATTCTCCAGCCTTGCCGTCGTTGCATAGGTCAGCGACAGCGTCGACGTGAAGAGCGCCAGCAGCTTCAACCAGTTGTACGCAAACCGCTGCTGTCGGTGCATCATAATGGCTTCTCGAATTGCTTTGCCGGCGGCATCACCCAGCGTCTCGACGCGGGCCTGGTCGAGTGTCGGGAacagcggcgacgggcggtaCAGCATAGCGACCTGCATGTAGTAGTTGAAGTAATACCAGTTACTGCTGAGATGGGGCACCTGCGGGTGCGTGTCGGGCAAAGGGAAAGGCATGCTGTGGCGCCAGTCGAGGAGTTCGCGGTGGAGGGAGTAGATGATGGCTTCGCGCTCAGAGATGGACATGTTGGCGTTGCGTTTGTTGGAGTAGACGGATTTGACAATCTTGCTGGACAGTTGGCGCAGGCGGAGCAGGTAGAAGGGGACTGCCATGGTGGAGGGCCGAAGGGGGTTACGCTGGCGAATGCCCGTAGCATCgatgtcttcgtcgtcggcgtcggcaaagGGCTGTCTATATTAGCTGCAGTTCGGGTGATGTCTTCTGTGCAACCAACCTCGACGTCTATGTCATCGTCGTGTAAGGCAAAAGGTCGTCCGAGAGCTGTTAGTTGATACGACCCTTAGGATAGATTAGCCTAAGAGCAAGCTGACAGTTGGGCTTGCTATAGCTTACCGATCCATCATGTACACTGAGTAAAAGACACACTTCCGATGCTCGGCAACATCGACAGGAAGCGCGTCATACGAGGAGAATGTGTGCAGGCCCATGCCGACAGATAAACTTGCAGCAAGGCCTACAAGAAACCAGGTATCTAGAGGTAGGCCTAACAGGCCACTGCCACATACCAAGCCGCCAGCTAGGTTCATTTTGTAAAGCCCCTACGCATTCTCTAGGGCGGCGCGAGGCGACTTAAAGGGACCTTGAAAGTGACCTTGGACGATCGACCGCCAATGCAGATGGTAACTGAGGTGATTAAGCCGGCTTCACTTACCAGTCTTGCATTTTGAATGCAAACCAAACGCCCTAGCTAAAATTCGCCTGTGGCCTGGCCATCATCACTACTTTAGCTATCAACAGCCTGTCTACATCACATGTCAGCCTCGGCAGTCCATACTAAGACaacaggccgaggccggatTGTAATAGAGGTGCGCCTTCACCTTCGAAAGGCCCGCGTTTGGGTCTCGTCACTCGAAAGAATGCGGCTGTCGTCATGAGTCGGTACTTTGGTTTTCTTATGAGATGACTAGCAACCTAGTAAATAGGTATGTGATGAGTTCCTGTGGTCATGgagatggatgggatgggctgACTGAGAAACTGGGGAAAGTGGCCCAACGCAAAGTCAAAGCGATCTACACGTCTTCGAAACCTCACAAATTTGAATGCAGTGTTGGTTTTCAAACTGGCCAAAAATGTCATGCATGCCACTTTAGCAATAAAGCCCTGGGGCAAGGCGGCAAAGTCATTGCGTCGCTGTGTTGTGCCAGCCTTTGGCGTACTGTGTGCGCCAAAGTAAGTTATATACAAGCCAAAAGTGGCTGGCTTTGTTTTCGGTTTCCTTTTGAAAGATTTATATAGtcagggagagagaggcgagGGGCATGCAGTGGTCCATAAAAGACACATCTGCCGCCCTAGCCAGCACTAGACAAGGCTTAATACTAAAACCACAAAGCCCATTAATTATTGATAGTATTTTATAATAGTCCCCAATCCTAAGATGGTTGATATTACACAATACACTAAATACTACAGCAAAATGCATATTCGTTTCCTACGTAAGCCTGTAACCTGTTCGGCTCAGTTCTCTTTCAATGATGCCACCAGCTTGGCTCAAGTTTCCAACAGTTCTAGCTGCCTCTACGAGATGCGATGCAGCATCAAAATCCGAAGAGCATTCGTGCTCCACAGCTGGTCGACGTAGGCTGCTTGTTTCCGAATAAAGGACTGGACACGGCTGGCAACCACAAGACCAGAAGCCGTATGTTACGGTCAGATACGGGTCGTAATACCGTATCCATGCATGCCAGTGCATATTGGAAGGGCACTGACTGTCAAGTGCTAGGGTTCTCTTGTCTGATGGCAAGATATTCTAATAGTGTGCTCAGGATTCTCTTGTCGCTGTCTCGGAGTTCACCGTCGTATCGAAGCGAGCAGGGTAATATGTGTAAACATGACATGGCTTCGTGATCTGGCCGTGGAATCATAACGGCCCAAAAAGTTGTTTTGACCCTGGGCATACTTAAGTCACGACACTGTATCGTTTTCCCTGTTCCTTAAGGAACAATCTTGCCTCTAGTTAAGAATATTGCTCCGTCAAGTGTTTTCCccgttttgtttttttggaAATTTAAACGCAACAAGATCTGACAGAACACTCACTCAGTACTTGAAATCCCCGCCACTCGAGCATGTAATATAGAAAGCGCACTCCCGCGTAGGTCATTGCTGTCGCCATGCGATAGTTCTTTCCCACCGCAGCGTACTATACCGGGCGGACCCTGGAAGCCCAGAGGTCCTTGATGGTGACCCCGCCTGTGAACGGGTCTCGGTGGTGTGGGATGGGGTGCGAGCCACTCGAGCATCGccaggcgacgacgaactgGTTCGAGAGCAGAATGCCGCATGCCATGTCGAATGCAGGGCTCAAAAGAGGTACTTGGTCCGCAAGACGTTGGAGGAGGTTAAGGTGACCCTTGAAGGCGGCTGGCACGAGTATGCTATCTTTCTCGGGCGGCAAGAAGCTGCGAAACAGTCAGGTTAGCTGACGTAGTCAGGTCGGTTGGGTGAATTAGGCGGCGCGCGATGTCGAGACGAAGGATGGAGGGAGCTCGGGAGAGGGGCGAAGACGGCTTCATAGGCAACGCGGTCGGGCTGACCATGGCCTTtgccttttctttttccctttAGGAGGGCGAGTGCTGTTGCTAGTCGTTAAGTATTAGTAATTTCAAGTGCTCCTTTTGCAAAATTGACTTCTTGTACTGTTGGCAATGTTTTTGTGATGCGTCGAGGAGCCTGAGGATAAATGTATATGTAGGTATGTTTTATAGCACGTTGACACCACTATCGCCAGGTCTTCATGATAGCCGGATGATTTTGTCTTATTGTGCTGTTAACTCATTATCTTCTTTTACTTCTTtgcccccctttccccctaTTCTCTCACCTTTTGACTTTATTTGTAAGTTGacttttttgttttcttgCCCTACTGCAGGCAGTTGCGTGTTTTTGTCTTTCCTTGGCGGAGAAGAGAAACAATATCACGGATGATGCTTCCTGTTCTAACGTAATGTTTGAGTGGCAATAGACAATGGCACTGCTGAACTGGCGTCAAGGTCATTGACCTTCGTTTAAGCCGGCACCAACAGAGCTTCACGACTACTGAGGCTGAACAAGGACCAGAGTAAAGACGTCACCCGGCCTAATGTGTCTCGTGGTGGTAACTATGCCATTATCCGTCCTCTTATAAACGACCAGGCTCACGTCCTTGTCGCCGGGGAACATGGCCGtcacgccgtcgccgagaggGTTAGAGATGGAGCGGCGCAGATATCACGGGACCCcgttgccgcccttgccgcgcgcctcggccgtggCGGTGACGCATtggcggaggaggatgatgatcGAGGCCACATCGAAGCCCTTTCGGCCCAGGcgcgcggcgaggacgcTCAGTGCCAGGAGGCCGACCTCGGTCGCGAGAGCCATGGTGAGGGCCTCGAGTTCTGACTCGGACCAAGAAGTAGCGGATGACATGTCTTATCTTGATTTCACGACAAACGTGTCAACCTATAGTCCGGGGGGTTTTTTTGGGTATGGAATGGCAGGTAAATAATGCTTACGATGGGTTTGATAACATTGTGGTCGGTCAGTCAGTACCTTGACTCCTCGAGACTGTGGTGCTTATGAGGTATTTTTGTTGTTATTGGAAAAGCCTCGAGGTACCAAAGCCAATGGTGTGTTGGTTGATTGGGGTGTAATACCTAGATAGGTAGATGGGTGTGACGTTCGTCCTTGTGGGGGAGATGCATAAGTAGGTAAATAGGGTTGATCTGAGAATATACCTGTACGGAGTTTTGCTGGTTCTGTCGCGAGCATCACGGAGGCGTGCAGAGGATTCCTCGACCATTGCCGCATTTTGCCGTGTTGCAACACTGGTTCATCTGGTTAATGGCAGCGCTGATCTCTGCAAGGCCGGTCGACCATTCGCGCGCCAAATTTGGAACCGCGTTCATGATATGCTGCTTGGGGTTATTCGCTTGTCTCAAGCAGGGTTAAGAGGTTACTTATTGACACACAAACTCGCAACGCCATTAAATACTGAGATGACCGGGCAGTCAGCTATCTAAGCCGCAAAGAATTAGGGAATTAATTTCCTTGAATATTGAGAAGCCACGAAACTCTTATATTCTTCTAAAAAACAAAATAGAGCCTTTAACCCGAAACCGAAGTCAATTTCTTTGATCCGCACTGAACGGTGTCACAGGAACGTTCATAAATGTCCCAGATTTCGTATCAGACATCCAATCACCATCTGGTGAGATAGGCAACGCAAGGTATCTTAGCTAGCAGTCCTGTCTAGGTCACCGAAATTGCGGTTCCTTCTGAGCTTTGACTGCTCTCTCCAAGCGATGTTGAACAGAGCTACAAGCCTTGAGGTCCTACTTGAAACCTTGCAGAGCCCCTTGCCATTGGCTCAGAACTTGTCTTCCTCGCATTGATTATGCGACTCAGAACCCAGGAGGTGCGTTGCTAGCTAGCGACGCCTGTAACTCAAATCCAACCATCTCCGTAACAGCCCATTCAGAAGGTGGAATAATGCTACCATGCATGACTGCAATGAAGGTGTAAATGAAGACGCCATCTTTAGGCCTGTCTCGGTTTGTGAGCTGCGTCCCAGACTATTATCCCGAAGCAAAAGTGACAGGCCGTGCCGACCTCGATACTCTTCCTGCTCCCGGGGTCACCGACGCGAGGTGGAGCTGTTTCTTCCCACCAGTCCCACCAACTGTCCTGTAGGCCCAGGCGGTTCGttgcgatgatgatgactgcggcagacggcggcgcggtggaCGACGAGAATGGGACTAGCGAGTACGCCGCCCCGGCCTCTGGCATCATGTCCAGGTTTGCCGGCTCCTCGAACTGGCTGTCTACTAGCGGATCTTCGCCCAAGGTAAGGCCCGAGACGGAAGACGGAGGTTGACCGACGAAGCTGTATGCCCACCCTCCAGCCCAGGTGACCGCTGGCCTGAGAGCACCTACCGAGAGCATATGGATGGATCACGATGACACGGATGGATGAGTCACGATGCTATAGATTGAAAGATAATAAGGTGATACAAATATGACTTTCAACACTTCTTCACTACAGAAGAAAGTTGGCAGCGTTGGAATATTGGGTAAAATGATCAGCGTTATAACAAGCAGGTTGCCAAGGTCCGCCCCGCAGCCCGCTTCTATTCAGCTGATGTTATCTCAGCCATGGCATCTCCACTATCGCTTCAACATTCTTCGTTTGTCGACACGACTCCCCTCACATTTCCCTGACTCGCACGCTGTATCATCGTCCTGAATCATTTGCGGGCGCTGATGTAGCGCCAGTATTCTCGCACCATCTCAGGAACAGCGTCCTTGATGGCAGCTTCGGGCTCCCATGTGGCTTCGGATGGTGGGTATCCTTGCCACTGTACTCGGAGTTGCATAATAGGCTTTCGGCCTCTCGTCTTGCGGTGTTGTAAGATCCTCTGGACCTCCCAGGTGGCGCCAGCGTCGGCAGGGTCACGACCAAGCGCCTCAGTTCTACCGCCAGGGAACTTGGCCCAGTAGTCAAGAACGGCGCTGAGTGCTTCCCGGCAAAGCTGGTGCTCGTCCTCCCAGGTGGCAGCGGTAGCAGGGTAGCCTCGCCAAAGGACGTGTAAGAGGATGGTTCCGTCATCGCGTTTCTCGTGGTCATTGATGACGTCGATCTCGTACCGGTGATGGGAGGGCTTTTCAGTGCCGTCCAACTTTTCGGTCAGCTGCGAAGGAGTCAGTCAGGAGGATTGGCCGAGGGTGACAGAGGGTAAATGAGGAAAACTAACGTTGGTGGTGGTAGCGGTAATCTGCTGGGGTTTCTGGCATTTGGCGTTGCTTTCGACTGGTTTCGCGCTTGGGCTCGCCTCTTGGGTGTCTTTGTTAGCTTCCATGGTGTGTGTGATGAGTCTGATCAGGACTCTGTCGTTTGATTTCGCAGGAGGGACTGTGTGGTGTAGGAGATTCGACTTGTAAGGGGGATTGTATCCTGTGAAGGTGAAGACTTGGGGGAAACAAAAGGGTGATGGGGGGGAGTAATAACGCCGGCCAAAGGGAAGTTGTCCAAGAAGAGACCTCCTTCCCTACGTAGGGCTGTAATTACTAGCAAAGCAAAATTCGTGTGGTATTATTGCTTCGTCGAGGGAGTAAACTCACTCAAGTAGGTGCTACAAGTGTGTAGTCTTACAAAACGCAAACCCCAATACGTTGTTCCATCACAAGCACTAGCTCTACCTTACAATCTTGTAATATTTTCTTTTGAATTCTACCAGTCACCTAGGGTCCGCCCTGCTTAGGTAGCATCTAAGTTGCCAACCTGGCTGGCAATGCGGACTAGTAGAAGTCAGCCTCGAGCCGCCTGGTTCCATCTGGGTCTGCACTCACCATaacaggcaggcaggcacaGCGAGGGCAGCAGGTGCAACCTATAGGAGAGACTTAATTCGACTCAGTCGATAAAGAGAGGGCCCAGGCGGGAGACAGGGACACAGCTGtagggaagggagggagagcgGTGGTGAAGGATATAAGTGCGCCTTAGGCTAGTTAACTGAAGCAACGTCCGGACAGCCCTGTCGGTCACAGTAGAATCAAAGTTGCACAGAGTGAAAGAGTTAATAATAATGCCCTTAATAGGCTAAAAGGTAGGTATAAGTAAGGATAACTATTTAAATCTAACCTCCTTAAGCCCCTAGCTTTGCTCAAGGCCATTGAATACCTTGCTAGGCTATAGATATGCCGACTAATCCCTGCATACAGGGCCCCTAGTTCCCCCTATACACCTCCTTGGGCATTCGTCCCTAATAAAACTCGTTTATTCCGCACAACCAATTAAGGTCCGTATGAGCAAACAAGTTCCCGAACCGCGTGCCTCCATCGAGTTGAACAATCCCCAGTAACACCTATAAAACTTTGCACCGCCCAGACGCGCGACCGTATCTACAATCCGCATAGATCGTCTAGGGCTGACTATACATACCTGTCCATCAGGAGGGTGGTCTAGTAGACCTGTATAGCCTATAGATCAAAACCCGCAAGAGTTGCCGATTCCTAGTGCTACTGCAGCAAATTCGTCTGTCTTCCCTAGCTAGACCTACTACCAGCCTGGCCTCGTGAAGCAGACTTGCTGCCCTAGGTGCTTGTCTTGGCGTTCTTGCATGGAGCGAGGTTGGGATAAGGTTAAGCTAGTGGGGAGATTGGAATGGATGCTTAGGTAACTAACTAACTACACTAGTGGACAACCTCATCAGTAGCGCCGTCCGTGAACGTCGCGTGAGGAAGCCGAAGCGTCCTACGTGTCTGCCATCGCCAGAACCAAGCGACATATTACACAACTAATGCTTTCCCACTCTACTTACATGTGCCTTGACATCGGTGCGAATCTACGACTTGACTACTGCGCCCCCGTGCCCGGGCACACTGCACCCTGCCACCTCAACAGGGACAGGTGCCTAGGTACGGTACTTAGCTGAGTGTGTGCAGCAAGCACCCAAGTACCTTTTCTAGACTTAACCGTAAGGGGTGTAAAAAGCTCCATTGCAGCTGCCAAAACGGTGTTATTCCTTTGGGTTCATCGGGGTGGAGAAGATGCAGCTAGTGTAGCTTTTGCCCAAAGCGCAACGTCTTTAAGAGATGATGCAACGCCATCTTGTCAGCCGGCCGAGTTTGCGGCCTGAAAGCACCATGGAACATGGGGTGAGTGGTGTGACGATGGACATGCATGTTCTCGTGTCGGGGTTTACGATTCGTCATATGTGATGCACAGGATGTCTGCGGTGCGGATTGGTAGGCGGTGGTGGGGAGAGAGTGTCACGAGATATAAGGCATTAGTTGTTGCCTACAACCAACAGCGTCGCTTTTGTAACAGAGAGATTCTCCAAGATCCGCAAGGGCGCTATGGGGCTTACCTCATAAGGTCAGCACCCGTGCAACAGAAGAGAAGCACCACACCACCAAAGAGGCAAGGTCCAACTCCACGATCTCCCATCTGTCTGTTCACCAAGTAAGCATGGTACATCTGTACATCTGCACATGCCAGAACCGACCTGCGCGTGGCGTAGGGCGTTGAGTTTGCATGCGtcatgcatgcatgcatgcatgtgTGTGGCTGGGGCAGAGATCCACTTTCAACGCCGGGTTTGGCTGTGTTGGCCTTCAAAATGGGGAAACCATGTGGCTGGCCTGTTCCCCAGGCTCGGAGGGGTGCGCTGTTGTCTCCAATTGACGATGTACCTAGGGAGAGGAGACAACATTATTCGTACACTGTGTGTCGCTGCGACGGTCGCACACCTAAGAGGCACCACTCCAATCAGTAAATCCCATAAGCATGTTTCGATTTGACCAGCCAGATTGTCTTAAACAACAATACAAAGGAGATAAGGCAGCGCTTATGAAGCTGGACAATGTACCTGGGACCAGGAAGTCGGACGGTCCGCTTGGGGATGGAGAATGcgggaaaaggaaaaaggaaaCACAGGAGGGGCGAAAAGAAAAGTGCTTCCAGAGAACAAGTTCAAAATAGAGAAAGAATCGTCTATATAATGCACTAGCAATGCAAACGACCAAACAGCAGTGGTCAACAAAATTCAAATCTTCGAGGTCAGCGTGTGGCTGCCACCTCGCGCCTCTGGTATACAACTGCGAACATTTTTCTCTACAAGAGGGCCGTTATGGCCCGAATGGCGTCGCTCCGTCGTCTACAAAGATGATTCCGATAAGCCATCGACCAACCATGAGAGATCCATGGAAAGGTAGGCCCTAGttcgctctctctcacacactctctcaaTCTCTCTCACTCTGTCTCTCGTGTGAGAACCTGACTCATTCTCTTCAGACGTGACAATACCCCAGTCCGGCCAGATGGCATAATCATGTCGGCAGCATCATCAGGCAATGTACCCAGCTGGGCAGCAGAGCCGACAGCGCCAGCCGGATCGCAGCATCGTGCATCATGCCCTCCGCTCTCTGGAGCCGAACCAATGGCTCAACGATGACGTAGTCAACTTCTTCATGAGGAAGCTTGTTGCCCGCAATGCAACATGTGCCATGATTACATCCACGGTGGTTCATGCAGTAGCGGAGAGTCCTCAACCGCCTCGCTGGGTTGGCGCCGTGGCCCGGAAAATGGAGGCAGTTCAGCGCTGTTTCGTACCCGTCTGCCACGACTGCCACTGGGTCCTGTTTGTCCGACATGCGTCTGGTTCGATACCAAGCTACGACTAGTTGAGAGCCAGCGGCGTCAACCCGCGCATGAGCGACTACTTCCATCGGTTCTTGCGGGCCGTGTTCCCGGACAGGGCGCCTGTGTCTCTGGTCGGTGTGTCGGTAAGTGTTCCTCTTCTCTCGACTCACCTTGGCCAGTCACCAGCGTCGACTGCGCTGCGCCTCTACTACCGAGCCTTGTTCAAGCAGGAGTCTTGATCGATGTCGACGCGGTTCTTTGTTTCTCTCTGTTGTTTCAACATGGCTACACTTCTATACATCTTGTCCCTGAACCCCCCCATCCCATATGGTGGCCATGAGGCGGAAACTTATTTCCTTACCTGAGGTGCTTTTGATCACCCAGTGATGAAGGACTCTCTTTCTACCTCTCCATGTTTCTATT
Protein-coding sequences here:
- a CDS encoding endoribonuclease L-PSP, with product MAPNGNAFVINPSAPEPPTQYAHARLAPAGSHRTIYISGIACVHLATGEWPGAKDNGDGTYELDVRVQTAAVLSNIDLIIRKATGGKGSVKNLIDSVVYVVDMKGDYQGINEE
- a CDS encoding Fungal specific transcription factor is translated as MQDCWRLGLAASLSVGMGLHTFSSYDALPVDVAEHRKCVFYSVYMMDRQPFADADDEDIDATGIRQRNPLRPSTMAVPFYLLRLRQLSSKIVKSVYSNKRNANMSISEREAIIYSLHRELLDWRHSMPFPLPDTHPQVPHLSSNWYYFNYYMQVAMLYRPSPLFPTLDQARVETLGDAAGKAIREAIMMHRQQRFAYNWLKLLALFTSTLSLTYATTARLENLAVVLRESKAIETLQLAIEPFDT
- a CDS encoding chromo domain-containing protein, producing the protein MEANKDTQEASPSAKPVESNAKCQKPQQITATTTNLTEKLDGTEKPSHHRYEIDVINDHEKRDDGTILLHVLWRGYPATAATWEDEHQLCREALSAVLDYWAKFPGGRTEALGRDPADAGATWEVQRILQHRKTRGRKPIMQLRVQWQGYPPSEATWEPEAAIKDAVPEMVREYWRYISARK